One stretch of Plasmodium vivax chromosome 8, whole genome shotgun sequence DNA includes these proteins:
- a CDS encoding hypothetical protein, conserved (encoded by transcript PVX_094735A) — protein sequence MKLKLNFGKKKKGFDCSIVEGCKSLVGKLFGSGIDKYFKIVNLAIIAIFVTVLNYIYSFDTKNAKKKDKNLLYMYYGFLVCLVGFAISINWIYFEYSKNKKKKGSPLEVKMGSKKK from the exons ATGAAGCTCAAATTAAACTtcgggaaaaagaaaaaagggtttGACTGCTCCATAGTCGAAGGTTGCAAATCCCTCGTGGGGAAACTCTTCGGAAGCGGCATtgacaaatattttaaaatagttaaCCTTGCAATAATTGCAATATTCGTCACAGttttgaattatatatactcctttgatacaaaaaatgcaaagaagAAGGACAAGAACTTGCTCTACATGTACTACGGATTTTTAGTATGTCTTGTGGGGTTCGCCATCAGCATTAACTG GATATACTTCGAGTATtccaaaaataagaaaaaaaaaggctcccCCTTGGAAGTTAAAA tgggaagtaaaaaaaaataa